The sequence below is a genomic window from Propionispora hippei DSM 15287.
GCTATATAGGAAGAGAAGTCAAACCATTGAGCGGAGTTTTGCAGACGCTAAGCAACTGCACGGACTTCGCTATTGCCGGTTTAGGGGTAGAGAGCATGTACAAGAGCAGGCGTTACTAACGGCTGCTTGTCAAAACATGAAAAAGATTGCCAATCACCTCGCCAGACTGGCGTAGGTATCGGCAATCTTTTCTTTTTGAGTCTACTTAGTGATGGTTTTCCTTTTGTTTTGTCTAATAGAAACCCCCATGGCTTAGATCTTTCCCAAACCATGGGGTTCTTCAACAGCCTGAAGCACCCTGTAGGGGTGCTTCTTGCTTTATTTACGGGACACTTCGGCTGTCAGGTCTTAATCAAACCCAGTTCCAACCCTTTGGCGACCACCTTGGAACGGCTATTTACTTCCAGTTTGCCAAATAAATTATTCATATGACTTTTAACGGTGCCAACCGTGATATGCAGTTCCGCCGATATTTCGTCATTGGAGAATCCCTTGGCCAGCAAAGCGAGTACTTCCTTTTCTTTTACTGTCAGCGGGACGCATAATTCTCTATCGGTGCTTTTGGGCAAGCGATAGGCAGCCGGATTATCACTGATGCTGGTCAGCCGGGAATGACTGCCTTGGCTTTGATTATAGGCTTGAATGGAATCAATGACAATGGAGCGG
It includes:
- a CDS encoding transposase, which produces LYRKRSQTIERSFADAKQLHGLRYCRFRGREHVQEQALLTAACQNMKKIANHLARLA